Within the Polaribacter pectinis genome, the region ATTTCGCCTTCTGTTGCTAAAATATTAGTGGTGGGAGATATTTCAGAAAAAGAAATGATTGCATCTTTAAATAATTTAAATTCAAAATGGGCTTCAAAAGAAGTAACAATTCCAGAATATAAAACGCCAGATGCGCCAACAAAACCTGCTGTTTATTTTTATGACATTCCAAATGCAAAACAATCTGTTTTACAATTTGGCACACCAGCTTTGGCTGCTACAGATAAAGATTTTTATGCAGCTTCAGTTATGAATTACATTCTTGGTGGTGGTGGATTTGCTTCTCGTTTAACACAAGAATTACGTGAAGGTAAAGGATATACTTATGGAATTCGATCTGGTTTTTCTGGCACAAAAGCAAAAGGTGCTTTTACTATTTCAAGTGGCGTAAGATCTAATGTTACTTTAGAATCTGCACAATTAGTGAAGAAAATTTTAGAAGAATATCCAAATACATTTTCTGATAAAGATTTAGAAACTACAAAAAGTTTCTTGATAAAGAGTAATGCAAGAGCATTTGAAACTGCAGGCGCAAAATTAAGAATGTTGTCTAATATTAGCGATTATGGTTGGAAAGCAGATTATGTAAAGGAAAGAGAAGCAACTGTAAATAATATGACAAAAGAGCAAATTAAAGAACTGGCAAACAAATACATAAACCCAGATAAAATGATTTGGTTGGTTGTTGGAGATGCAGAAACGCAATTAAAAAGAATGAGAGAATTAGGTTATGGAGAACCAATTTTGTTGAATAAAACACAGAAACCTATTAAGAATTAAGAATTAAGAAAAAATCTCACAAAATAAATCCCATTTTCTACTTTAGAAAATGGGGTTTTTAAATACAATATTTATTTTTAGTCTTACGTCATAAGTCATTTTTGTCATGAGTTAATAAATAATAAACCTACTGACTGCAAACTGCCGACTGAAGACTGCCTACTCAAAAGAAGCTCCACTCGCAGTAACACTTCTATCTATTTTACGCATTAAACCTTGTAAAACTTTTCCAGGTCCAACTTCTATAAATTCAGTTCCACCATCAGCAATCATTGCTTGTATAGATTGTGTCCATTTTACAGGCGCAGTTAACTGAATCATTAAATTTTTCTTAATCTCATCTGCACTTGTAACAGCACTTGCAGTTACATTCTGATAAACAGGACAAGTTGGCTCACTGAATTCAGTTGCCTCAATTGCAGCAGCTAATTCCTCTCTTGCAGGCTCCATCATTGGTGAGTGAAATGCACCTCCAACAGGTAATAAAATTGCTCTTTTTGCTCCTTTTTCAGTTAAAACTTTACACGCTTTTTCAACCGCTTCAATTTCTCCAGAAATCACCAATTGTCCAGGGCAATTGTAATTTGCAGCCACTACTACTCCATCTATTTCTGCGCAAGTTTCTTCAACAATAGTATCTTCCAAACCTAAAACAGCAGCCATTGTAGAAGGTGCAGCTTCACACGCTTTTTGCATTGCCAAAGCACGTTTAGAAACCAATGTTAACCCGTCTTCAAAAGACAAAACTCCGTTTGCAACCAATGCAGATAATTCTCCCAAAGAATGTCCAGCAACCATTTCTGGTTTAAAATCGTCTCCTAAAACCTTCGCCAAAATTACAGAATGTAAGAAAATTGCAGGCTGTGTAACTTTCGTTTCTTTCAATTGTTCTGCAGTTCCTTCGAACATAATATCTGTAATAGAGAACCCTAAAATATCATTCGCTTTCTCGAAATATTCTTGTGCTAAAGGCGATTTTTCGTACAAATCCAATCCCATTCCTGTAAATTGTGCTCCTTGACCAGGAAATATATATGCTTTCATTTTTACTATTTTTATTCGTTTAGTTGTCGGCAAAAATAATCATTTTTATTTGAAGCTATTTCCTGCTTTCACTACTCGCTTTTTTTTATGCTAAATTTATTTAAGCATCTCATTTTTTTAAAAATTAATTTCATTATTCTAACTGATACTGAATCGAGTTCAGCATAAAAAAAGAGCTCAAACAAACCGTTCAATCAGGGCTAAACTTGTTTGTGAACTTTCCCTCTTTATCAAACAGAAACAAAACCTATGTTTTCTATGTTTCTATGTAGTCAGTTTTTTTAAAATCAATTACCTTTGTAAAAACAATAACTACACAACAACAAACAAATGAGTAATTTAATTGCACCTTCAATTTTAGCAGCAGATTTTGGTAATTTGCAAAGAGACGTAGAAATGGTAAACAATAGCGAAGCAGATTGGTTTCATATTGATATTATGGATGGTGTTTTTGTGCCAAATATTTCTTACGGAATGCCAGTTTTAAAAGCAATTTCTAAACACGCAACAAAAACTATAGATGTGCATTTAATGATTGTAAATCCAGATCAATACATACAAACATTTGCAGATTTAGGCGCAAACATTCTTACAGTTCATTACGAAGCTTGTACACATTTACACAGAACAGTTCAAGCAATAAAAGCTGCAGGAATGAAAGCAGGAGTTGCTTTAAATCCTCACACACCAATCTCTGTTTTAGAGGATATTATAGTAGATTTAGATTTGGTTTGTATTATGAGTGTAAATCCTGGTTTTGGCGGACAATCTTTTATAGAAAATACTTATAAAAAAACGGCACAATTAAGACACTTAATCGAATTTGCAGAATCTAACTGTCAAATAGAAATTGATGGAGGAGTTACAAATCTAAACGCTAATAAATTAATTGAAGCTGGAGCAAATGTGTTAGTTGCAGGAAGTTATGTTTTTGGAGCAGAAAACCCAACAGAAACAATAGAAGATTTAAAAAACTTAATAAACTAATTGCTATATACAGTAATAGACATAGAGACTACAGGAAATGGATATAAAGGTTCTAAAATAACCGAAATATCCATTTTTGTTTTTGATGGAAAGAAAGTTGTAGACGAATACACAACACTTATAAATCCAGAACAAAATATCCCGCCATTTATTACCAATCTTACAGGCATTACAAATGCAATGGTAAGGAATGCACCTAAATTTTATGAAGTTGCTAGAAAGATTGAAGAAATTACAAAAGACACCATTTTTGTAGCACATAATGTAAACTTCGATTATAACATAATTCAAGCTGAATTTAAAAGTTTAGGATTCGATTTTAAACGAAAAAAACTATGTACAGTTCGTTTGTCGAGAAAAATTATTCCTGGTTTAAATTCTTACAGTTTAGGTAATATTTGTACTTCAGAAAATATTCCAATTAACGGCAGACACAGAGCCAAAGGCGATGCAGAAGCCACAACAGAATTATTTAGAAGGTTAATTGAAAGAGATGATCAATTTATTATTAATTCATTTCTGCACCCACGTTCTAGACAAGCAACCTTACCACCTCTTTTAGATAAAAAAGTTGTTGATAATTTACCCGAAACTTTTGGCGTTTATTACTTTAAAAATTTAGCAAAAGAAGTTATTTATGTTGGTAAAGCTAACAACATAAAGCAACGTGTAATCAGTCATTTTTACGATAAAAAGAAAAAGGAACAAAATATGTGTTTAGAAACCGCAGACATTTCTTTTACAGAAACTGGTAGCGAATTACTAGCACTACTTTTAGAGTCTGAAGAAATTAAACACATTTATCCAAAATATAATAGAGCGCAAAGAAGAGCAGGAGAAGCTGTTGGTTTATTTTCTTATGAAGATCAAAAAGGGATTATTCATTTGGCTTATAACCGCTTAAAATTAGCTCCCAATCCAATAATGAAGTACTATTCTGTTGCAGAATGTAGAAATCATTTAGAGGTTCTTTGTAAAGAATTTGAATTATGCCCTAAATATTGTCATTTACAAACCAATGTCTCTAGTTGTTTTCATTATCAACTGAAAGAATGTAAAGGTATTTGTTGCGATAAAGAAGCTGTGGATGATTATAATATTCGTGTTAGACAAGCCATTAAATCTGTAGGAATTGATGCAGAAAATTTAGTTATTAAAGAAACAGGAAGAACAAAAGACGAAGTAGGTTTTGCTTTAATTTTAGATGGAATCTACAAAGGAATTGGTTAT harbors:
- the fabD gene encoding ACP S-malonyltransferase; its protein translation is MKAYIFPGQGAQFTGMGLDLYEKSPLAQEYFEKANDILGFSITDIMFEGTAEQLKETKVTQPAIFLHSVILAKVLGDDFKPEMVAGHSLGELSALVANGVLSFEDGLTLVSKRALAMQKACEAAPSTMAAVLGLEDTIVEETCAEIDGVVVAANYNCPGQLVISGEIEAVEKACKVLTEKGAKRAILLPVGGAFHSPMMEPAREELAAAIEATEFSEPTCPVYQNVTASAVTSADEIKKNLMIQLTAPVKWTQSIQAMIADGGTEFIEVGPGKVLQGLMRKIDRSVTASGASFE
- the rpe gene encoding ribulose-phosphate 3-epimerase — its product is MSNLIAPSILAADFGNLQRDVEMVNNSEADWFHIDIMDGVFVPNISYGMPVLKAISKHATKTIDVHLMIVNPDQYIQTFADLGANILTVHYEACTHLHRTVQAIKAAGMKAGVALNPHTPISVLEDIIVDLDLVCIMSVNPGFGGQSFIENTYKKTAQLRHLIEFAESNCQIEIDGGVTNLNANKLIEAGANVLVAGSYVFGAENPTETIEDLKNLIN
- a CDS encoding exonuclease domain-containing protein; translated protein: MLYTVIDIETTGNGYKGSKITEISIFVFDGKKVVDEYTTLINPEQNIPPFITNLTGITNAMVRNAPKFYEVARKIEEITKDTIFVAHNVNFDYNIIQAEFKSLGFDFKRKKLCTVRLSRKIIPGLNSYSLGNICTSENIPINGRHRAKGDAEATTELFRRLIERDDQFIINSFLHPRSRQATLPPLLDKKVVDNLPETFGVYYFKNLAKEVIYVGKANNIKQRVISHFYDKKKKEQNMCLETADISFTETGSELLALLLESEEIKHIYPKYNRAQRRAGEAVGLFSYEDQKGIIHLAYNRLKLAPNPIMKYYSVAECRNHLEVLCKEFELCPKYCHLQTNVSSCFHYQLKECKGICCDKEAVDDYNIRVRQAIKSVGIDAENLVIKETGRTKDEVGFALILDGIYKGIGYLDTSQDVLLEKPADYQFFVEPKKDNRDIQRIISAYLKKINSH